The genome window AGAAACACTTCTTCACATAAGCGAAGAGCTTCTCTTGAAAAGGCATCTGCAACCGGATGGCGTAAGTTCCCATTGAGTGATTCGATACAATGAATGTAGGTATCCATGCCAGTATAGAAGTACTGTTCGCGAGGCACTGTTTTAGTTAAAGAAGGATCTAAGATTAAGTAGTCGAAGACAGAGTAGTTTGAATTCATGCCCAACTTGATGTTTTTAGTGTAGTTGGTCAATACACATGTTCGAGATGCTTCTGCGCCTGTACCAGAGATCGTTGGAATTCCGACTTTGAAAACTCCAGGTCTTTTTACGAGGTCCCACCCTTGGTAGTCAGCTGCAGAGCCTTCGTTTGTGAACATGTTAGAAACAGCTTTGGCGGTATCAAGAGTACTGCCTCCCCCTATGCCAATAACTATATCGGGTGTTGATAACTCTTGGGATCTAAAGTCTTCCATCATGGAGTCGATCTTTTCGGTTGATGGCTCGTTTGTATTATCGATATATATCAGCTTGTCTTGACTTCTTAAGTTGAGTGGAAGTTTTTTAGATTTGAAGAAGTCATCGATCAAGTAAATAGCGGACGCCCTGCGAGCCACACTTTTCACAAGTTCTGCTAGCTCATCGATTGCTCCAACGCCGAAACTATATCTGGAAACATTTTTAGACGCTGCCATCACGTGGCCTCTTTAATTGCATAATTATAACGTTTCACAGATAATACCGGAACTGAATCTATAATTCAATTGCTAGAAAGCTGGCATACGAGCTAGTTTAATTCTCAACTATGCGTGGAATTTGAATCACGTATACTGCAGGTTTCAGAAAATATCGTCATTACTATGATCTCTTTTAATCCAAACTAAGGTACGTCCAGGAGTTTGGAGTGTTCCATGTTAGAGTGAGCCTCA of Pseudobacteriovorax antillogorgiicola contains these proteins:
- a CDS encoding iron-containing alcohol dehydrogenase family protein, translating into MAASKNVSRYSFGVGAIDELAELVKSVARRASAIYLIDDFFKSKKLPLNLRSQDKLIYIDNTNEPSTEKIDSMMEDFRSQELSTPDIVIGIGGGSTLDTAKAVSNMFTNEGSAADYQGWDLVKRPGVFKVGIPTISGTGAEASRTCVLTNYTKNIKLGMNSNYSVFDYLILDPSLTKTVPREQYFYTGMDTYIHCIESLNGNLRHPVADAFSREALRLCEEVFLESDDMMSDDNRAKLMTASYLGGASIANTMVGLIHPFSAGLSIAKGTHHCEANCIAFNALGEFYPSESKKFQAMLKKQDIVLRSNIVSIDDTSFETLHTSTLVHEKPLLNALGDDYRKILNKNRTKELFLRM